The genomic segment GAGCAAGATCAGACGCGCTGACTCAGAAACAAACAATCTTTCAGTAGAGTTATGGTTGACCACTGTAGTGCCAACGAAAAAGAAAAGAGCCACCGTGGATACTGGCTATAATGCTTTATAGTActcaaacaaataataattgtCACAAGACTTGGAGCAATTCAGGTCAATACAAAACAACTACAAATGTTGTAGTAcgtgtatatattatataggtatttacttatcgatcttaagatcggtaagtatgttgataggtatttgtttgtctgtgtgttagatgcacgcgatatctcacggaagcgaggttgaatctgctccaaattttgcatgtgcattcatcatagctcggatcagaagcttattgatttttgatggattatgtcttataattagcgagttattaattaattagtgatgggacacacggtgtcactatgtagtaagaccactgttttgggggatcccgtAACCTTTGATCGATAAGACTTCAGTTTCTTACCGATATTTTAGTTATActattattctatatatatatatttcagaaaatatcaaCTACTGAAGATGCCTGCGTGCGAACGCCCACtactttgaaaaattattatgtcATCTGCACTGCTaaagaaaaattcaacaaattgATGACATTCCTAAAATCTCACAAAAATGAAAAGCACATCGTATTTTTTTCTACTTGTGCATCTGTGGATTATTTTGGGAGAGCAGTGAAAGGTGTGTTTACATGTTTTATATAACATATTAATGTACAGTATTTTCAGACTAATAAGCCGACTTGGCGAATGAGCCAAAGCCAATTATAGCACTAAAAATGaggtagaaaaaagaaaaataagcgAACTGACTAATAAGCCAACCCCAGAAAACTGGGCCAAAAAATTGGGTCCAGGACTCCAGAACATCAGATAATTTGCCAAAAATGGTAATGTAGTATAAGAGTTCCatgggagggggggggggaggaTCATGCTGCCGAGCCCCTGAGTCAATCTTCTCACTGGTTATGTTGCACTTACTGCTTCTAAGAGATCTTGAACCTAAGTCCAATGCTTTAATCACTACATCAACATTAGTTTTCACCGGATTGAGAGAGATATGCTGGATTAAAAATATATGCGCCATGTCTAGGCATATTTTTTTATATGGAAATTGCTGAATTGAAGATTTTagttccagttttttttttctgattcagAATTCATGAAAGGCATGACAGAAGTATCATTAATTCATGGAAAAATCAAAAAGAaacgtttgaaaatttttagcGATTTCAGAGATAAGAAAAGGTTAGAGACTACATAATTATTGTTTGGTAGTGCTCTGCACAATGGGCTACTCTGTTGTTacttgataggtatttgtctgtttgttagtttgtctgttagacactataatattaatatttttatcaatcttCAAATGTTATATTATGAAGCTCACGCCTCATTATGCCTTTAGACCAGTGAGTTTTATTCAATTTggatattttataatattcaatgGCGTTCCCCAATATCTAAACCCCCAAAAACTAGCCCCATGTTATTCCACATTCCATAATGTCTTCATACTTTCACAACTTACAGTGGGATCCTCATTTGCACGGATGTGATGGCACGAGGAGTTGACATCCCAGAAGTTCACTGGGTTTTGCAGTTCGATCCTCCGAGCAATGCAAGGTAGGATGCTTAATtgatggttccattacatttgaacccacgacaattgcacctgcatactattgcacctatggattttttttgttttgtttatgaatagttaaacccatagtaaccctaactcatgggttttaccacccacatatagattgaaaccacggatatacacatgggttcaaatgtacagtcaCCTCAATTGATACTGGGCATTTCCTGGCTAGCCATCAATAATTCTTTTGCCAAATGAATCTAGCGAAATAGATCGAAATGCGCGCTTATATGCTTTGGATAACTTTGACAACGAAGAACGTTAATAGAGCGATTCTTTATTAAGATATTGTGAGCTACTTTTGTCTGGCTCTGTTTGGAGCAAAAGGCACAAATGAAGCCGTATTATGcgttatacaaaataaaaatttaatgcgTGAAATGTTGTTCGAAAGAATTCAGATATATCAAATTCACTACCAAATAGCATTCCTCCTTATCGTATTGTTATCACTTGCTACATACATTTGGAAATCTTGACGTGTAGGGCACCGCTTTAATTTTTTCCAGAATCGGCAATGCTCATCATTGCTTTAATGAGCAAATACTGGTAAAAAAACTAAACAATCATTCTGTTGATAGTTGACGAACTTTTATTctgttacaatttttttttcagtgctTTTGTGCATCGATGTGGTAGAACAGCCAGAATCGGTCGAAAAGGAAAtgctttgatatttttgttagaaaacgAACAATCATATGTTGAATTTATGCAAATTAATCAAAAAGCACCAATTTTTGTGAGTTCtctatttttagtgtttttaatttatgagtgttttgaatttaaaagtaatgaaaataatgaataggGAAGGTTTCATGGTTTTTTAGATACATTTTCTAACTTGTGATTTTAGGTGGTGGAGCATTCGGCCCAACTATATTGTTGTTGCAGGGTAACCCTTACTTTTGAACCATGTGCTTAAGATTTCACCCAGCAATATTGAATTTCCACATTGAACCTCTCAAAATATTAATCCTTGTTTATAATTCTTGAGACTTCCTGTTCATAGCTTTGTTTGAAGTGAGAGAACTTCAGGGACCTGCCCAAATCAAGAGTTTTTCAACTTgactttattttttcacatctcTGATTATTCACATGCTGTGAAGTATCTGcccatcattttattccagGAATACAAAGAGCCAGAATCTTCTGATTCCAACgttgaatatttacaaaaattagCGAATTTATCGATGTCAGATCGAGCAATGATGGAACGTGGGACGAGAGCTTTTGTCTCTTTCATTCAATCTTATGCAAAACACGAATGCAGCTTGATATTCAGATTGAAAGGTGAGAAAAGTCGGAAAGGATGTTTCttcgagcatcgatttccttgtttatattGCAACAATTTTTGTAAGTGCGAGTTTGTGAGCGCCAACTTATTTTATAGAGGTCAAGGGTCAGGGAAACGTCTATAGGGGGTAGATCCATGGCTTTCTAAATTCTCTCAACACTTGGGGTTTTGCATTTAACACATTTCAATGAGTTATTTGGCatgtcaaaaataaatttgatttcacaatatttttgagaaaaattttccTGGCATGAGCGCCATGGAAGAAATTCATTATGTTTGCTGAAAAGCACACTTCGTCTATTTTCAGACAAGTGTATGCTGGGCTGCTGGCCTTTTTGCGCCAGCCTTGTCAAGTAAGTATCTTGTCAAGTAAACACAAATTCCTTGTATATTTTGGACTTATGATGTAGTAAAATATACATACGCAACATGATACGTTTGCCACGATTGCGAAGTTCTTAAGATATTTTGGTATCTAAATCAATGTATTTCCTTCTAGATATCAATCTTGGAGAACTAGCTTCTGGTTTTGCACTTTTACAACTTCCTAGAATGCCAGAGTTGAAAGGTCGTAAAATCATAAACTTTGACCCTCCAGATGTCAAGATTTCTGGAATCAAATACAAGTCAGTATTAATAgcttgttttaaatattattgtaGGTATTTGTCTTACTGATTGCCTAGAgttgacatgggcaaactacggcccgcggtcGACTTCGGCCCGTTtggtgattcaatctggcccgtctgatgctgccaTAAATTTCTACTTTCAACCTACATAGTTGTTGTTATTGAAATTCCAAATATGTTTTGACAATTGCCACTACCAaattaaaccaaattttgatgtttcagctaaaaaatagGTCAAGGAATTTATTGAGTTTTTAGTTTTGGCAGGAGGCTTATTGTTTctacttactttttttttttgtaacactgtaaatattgttcataaaatgtaattttttacgtTACACTTTTATGTAGATGTATCGGAAAAATTTGGCTTACCCCTGGTCTGGAGCCTTGTTCAAAGGAAACATTGTTTAAAAACTAAGGATGCCTTTCCATTGAATCAAAATTCAATCTGAATTCTATGAAGTgaagtttttcatttgtgaATTCACTtgcatgtttttattttttcaggggTATATTACTATTTATACACCGTctgtgtttcccaacctatgagCTGTGACCCAAAGCTGGGTCGTCTTAATTCGCCTTGGGTCCCTTTCCACAAAACTCAAAAattatggattttattttctagtcaattttattgtttattatctggtattgaagtgttgcttgATAGTAATTGCATATATGGAAAGTATCACAGCGGTAAAACTCAGGAGCATCTATTTTGCTATCTATAAAGCCTTGCACTATTTCAAAAACTCGCTGATAGCAAGCAAACGCAGCTTTTCCATCTTGAAGCACTTTCTCtcagaaaacaaaatataaatttaaaagtaatatttgtGATTTGGGGGCAAAAGAAACACTGCCATtcagtatttgagcatatccttggattgcgagaaaaaaaatacaaaattgtcTCGAAAAAGGATTACAGCCCTGGGTTCATGGTATTGAGAGACCCAGCATTctactttcatttttttaccCTGTGCAGTTTATTTGGCGgtgtgtgtaccgggttaggactttatttttttccggttttccctattttagttctattaagagttcggggactgtgtgttagccaagtgaatatccccctgtccataggcttcagtctctttagacaacttgatgtaaaataggcgaacaaaattagttacctccatattggtacacatacttctggagccccTTTTATTTATCGTCATTTTTTTGTCTTCAGGGACAAAGCGAGAGAGAAACTTCGTCAAATTGAACTCAAGAAGCCAAGAAACagagaaattgaaaataaaaacaaaaagaaatttgTGAATAATAACTCTTGGTCAAAAAATAAAGAACGAATTGAAAAGAAACTTAAAAGGAGAGAATATAAGAGAAAAAGGAAGTTGAAAGAGGCAAATGTGAGTGTTTGAGATTTGTTATATGTCAGTGGTACCAGACCGTGGCTCATGGCCCCACAAGTGGTTGAAAGAACATTGTAACCCCACAATGCTAGAtgaaaaactgattttacttttccctttacaagaaaactccaGTTTTCACTTTATcgtgcatgaattgtttgaacataatgggatatTTCACAGgttttcattttgtttacatgattgtttgaacataatgggattttgaatctaccaatcaaaataacgcTATAAATACCACTAGAATCCCTTTCCTGTGAGTCCTTATTTTCAGTAAACTAGGACAGGACTCATTTAAGAATAATACTcagaatttctgaaaaaaatcaTCTCATGTagtgcaggggtgtgcaaccagCGAGCCAAATGCgacccacaagaaaaaattgtgcggctcAAGGAGAAGGGCCAATTTTGAATGAGGTGGGGCCCTGAAAACGAGTTTTAAATATAGTTCTATCTGGTATGTTCGAGTAATTTCAATCTCTTCGCCTATACCCGAGTCTAATTTATTAtgtatgcctatgacgttacaatgcctgaacagctagcttgtgtgaTGCAAACAATGCATGTCATAAGATTCATAACCAAACTTTCCGTGCTTGTAACCACtcgaaagcctatgttaaataaaggagAGGCCCActgtttcacccagttatttgtatctggccctctgtATTAAAGGTTTCCCACTCCTGATCTTGTGTACTGGATGTCCTGATGTTTcctgatttaatattttttcctaatttccagGAATTCAATGATAAAGAACTAGAAGAATTAGAAGATGATGCCAGATTGGTTAAAAAGTTAAAGAAAGGAAAAGTAAGTTAATTTGATAACGAAGTTttgattatttgatttatactttCCTGATTCAATATGTAGAAGGCACTTGGCAAGCTGATATCATTCTGATGGGTTAAAACTATggctgggcattttgaatcgaatagtaaatcaATCGAATCGGTACAGActggaatttcgaatcgccgccatcttgtttttttcatcTGCCCAAGGTCGAGGTGAATCcctcgatttttttttattgaagttgtatttttacaatgcaattctgacatacgACTCTGTTCTTTTAAGTaatttattgatgaaacatgtttcttattgtgtgtgaacactcAGCAAACTGTCTGGGTGGTAGATTAtgtgttttcagtaatttttgtTTCTGAAAAATCTTCCAAGTAATCGAGATTCAACACGAAAAAAAGTcgatttgattttgaaatcatcagaaatttgaaaatgccAAGCCCTAGTTAAAAGATAGCAGCATTATAGTTATGAGTTAGTTTTGTTTGTTGAAGTGTAGCAAAtccttttattgttttatgagAAATTCTCTCTTTCTCTTGAAAAGCATCCAGTGATACAAAGAGTCTGTTTAAAAAGTCTTGCTTATTCACACCCATTCATTACGATCCTCGGCGAGGTTTTGGTCGTAAACTCAAGGAACAGACACTAGATATTACTAGCTATAGTGCAGTAGTTCCCAAACTgtggcccgcgtaacgattcaACTTGCCCCACCACTCACAGACACAGTTTAAACATTTACCGTATTCTTTTGTGTGCTAGATATCGCcgattgttacatcattatcacagtttgagcacttgtatattcgtaacaattcaattatactggtatttcaattatatatatctgTACCCTTGTGGGCGTTCCCTTCTCCTGGCCCACGAACATCCTTCTGCTCGGTCAATTAACTTTAGGAACCACTGTTATAGTGTAGACCCCTTCGCTTTGAAGAAAAAGGAAATTGCTACAGTTTcagataaaagtttttttttacttttcagaTTTCTCAGGaagaatttgatgaaaaaatgaaaatagacGAAGTTTGATATTCTACCGACTAACATAGATGATGTATGATCCTATGTAGTGGCTCGCCACTTCATTAGGGCGGTGGTGAAAACAATGGCGTGTCCACGGGCGGCGTTTAAACAGGGGCACAAAACGGCGAAAAGTTTAAATTGTTGAAAACTGATTATAACGGAAActcatatttttttctcaaataataacatacaagtatctcaattcaataatagtcattataaattgtcaacCAACTATCTTGGGGTCACATTTctaaactttgccatgggcgccattttatgTAGATATGCCATTGGGTGCAAAGCACCTGGTAATGAACCCCCAAAAGCCAGATTGAAGTTCATGCTTCGATGTATGAAAATTCTGGTACCACAGCGAAGACTTTCATGCAGACTTCTGAAAAAatcatcaaattattttttttcaaaaataatttattcaaatataagtACATAAATATTAAGTGCAAAAGAATACATGCATAACAAGTTACTACTTCGAATGAACAAGAAATTTTGCAGTTGAATGGAACATTTAACCTTTGTCCTTGTCAGAAAACGTTTGTTCTCTATTATTATTCAAGTGTGGAGCATAATGGGGGAAACATTTTGCGTGCTTGATCAATTCAGAATATGGTGTGGTACAAGGCTATGTATGGCATGGCCGtcaattctgtttttatcgAAGATTTTGCAGGGTGTTTTATAGCTGTAAAGAGTTGCGAAATGTGGTAAGACTCGATAGCATTAGATAAGGTTGTCCGTCTTTTGGTACACTATGGCGGACTCTCTGGTCGCGTCTGTTGAGTGAGTTTAAAAACATAGCCCaaaaattgccttgaaccagtttcaCGCAGCGTTCGTTATGTGGTTTAGAGTGGAACGAATACGGCAATGTACATGCAAAAAATGcgatatacacatacagtattcatcgcaaaatgtaaatttaattCGTTGAGATGTGGTTTCAATAGTATTGGATAAGATCGACAGTCGTTTAGGTATTAGTACATTGTGCTCCTGGGCCTACCAGTTACACGAGCAATAGGTTAATGAaggttattttatatataaaaaatatattgggCTGGAACTTTCATCATTGTGATCAGTGGAGGTAAGTCGTACTTTTGAATACGCCTTGACAGAACATTACATACCTTTTTCTGAGTAAATTAAAAAGTTCGCGTTCGAAGGGAACGCTGGTCTCGTCGCTATTGCAGATGCGTGACCGATCAAGGATTTTTCAACCAGACATCGGATTACCAACTGGTTATTTTCATATTGGTAACCAAGCCACTGTCGGCTATATGACTAGTCACTAGGATCATATCGACTTTCATTTTTGGGTAGGCTTACCGTTCGCCCGGGAGTGTCCCGATTTGAACTAGCTGTCCCGCCAGGTGGACTCAAATGTCCCGGTCGTGCAGTATGGCACTTATAAAGTAttcttttatttaatattaatacaaGAATGTTTTTTTTACCAATGTAGGCCATCATCTGTGATTAGACCATTTATCTATCGTATTTAGGAATATGAGTTGAATATTACTAAGCCTTCAGATTCGAATCAATGTTTGTCCGATCTAATCTGCCCTGTTTTTTTtcgtttcatatatatatagtaagccTATTTCTGAGAGGTAAATATAAAACTATCTTATCCGGgtgcgtagccagaaattttgaAAGGGAGAGGGGGGGGTTTTAAAATTTCTATTTGC from the Styela clava chromosome 5, kaStyClav1.hap1.2, whole genome shotgun sequence genome contains:
- the LOC120344443 gene encoding ATP-dependent RNA helicase DDX55-like, which gives rise to MDSWGACGLSQHTLDIVRNQGFKKMTPVQTATIPLFLRNKDVAVEAVTGSGKTLAFVIPMIEMLMRKTKTIKKHEVFSIIISPTRELASQISEVVSDFLTGEDAGGLSHMLLIGGRGEMTRDIESFEENGAHILVGTPGRINSAFETSKLFCSAVRSLEILILDEADRLLDLGFHQSLSSILSHLPKQRRTGLFSATQTEETEKLIKAGLRNPVKITVKQKISTTEDACVRTPTTLKNYYVICTAKEKFNKLMTFLKSHKNEKHIVFFSTCASVDYFGRAVKEFMKGMTEVSLIHGKIKKKRLKIFSDFRDKKSGILICTDVMARGVDIPEVHWVLQFDPPSNASAFVHRCGRTARIGRKGNALIFLLENEQSYVEFMQINQKAPIFEYKEPESSDSNVEYLQKLANLSMSDRAMMERGTRAFVSFIQSYAKHECSLIFRLKDINLGELASGFALLQLPRMPELKGRKIINFDPPDVKISGIKYKDKAREKLRQIELKKPRNREIENKNKKKFVNNNSWSKNKERIEKKLKRREYKRKRKLKEANEFNDKELEELEDDARLVKKLKKGKISQEEFDEKMKIDEV